A window of the Lolium perenne isolate Kyuss_39 chromosome 7, Kyuss_2.0, whole genome shotgun sequence genome harbors these coding sequences:
- the LOC139833368 gene encoding uncharacterized protein: MDFEDEDLQGSDMGSMDGSLHDDEDLQGSDMGSTDGSFYDDEDARSMEEDEDRSVKEEPMIVPPKEYAYLNPPAHVCSDVVVRPPFVLVEDFAYFADRDNTTTATCKMSGGRGDFKVTIYTAPPPLVSYLCVHATAFHHTEFAIEPQIMTTEPNSGLLLLRVVIGDHHSDVMNTRKREYFVYDFRSGTPSLTHLPHSGNLGFNETSLAIVRKCNKRSDNNHDGILRPHGDGSTHSEEDDHNCSNCDYVVAAQCHGFGYGKHSAICLYHSDTGTWSKEPVVAKRYLDHATCKTITIGGDKGTVAWVDLSRSIVYCDVLDKRPKVRYVRLPRQGEQLDYGDPRTVRDVALVGGRIRYVDLKPRFQPGFECIYHGWEARIWSINTSSSSAKDWNADYQLDSSHIPESSLPKLNVSADAARPTLSSLQIGLPNLSLQDDGIVYFLAKIDHRDKDHIAWVLAVDMRNKTIQEVAEFSATRTVGLAKAYSASSISKYLQI, from the coding sequence ATGGACTTTGAAGACGAAGATCTCCAAGGCAGCGATATGGGATCGATGGACGGCTCCCTCCACGACGACGAAGATCTCCAAGGCAGCGATATGGGATCGACGGACGGCTCCTTCTACGACGACGAAGATGCCAGATCGATGGAGGAAGACGAAGATCGATCTGTGAAAGAGGAACCGATGATCGTCCCCCCGAAGGAGTACGCATACCTGAATCCTCCTGCTCATGTCTGCTCCGACGTCGTCGTGCGGCCGCCCTTCGTCCTCGTGGAGGACTTCGCCTACTTCGCCGACCGCGAcaacaccaccaccgccacctgcAAGATGTCGGGTGGCAGGGGAGACTTCAAGGTCACCAtatacaccgcccctccgccgctcGTCTCCTACCTGTGCGTGCACGCCACCGCCTTTCACCACACCGAGTTCGCCATCGAGCCACAGATCATGACTACAGAGCCCAACAGCGGCCTCCTCCTCCTACGGGTCGTCATCGGCGACCATCACTCCGACGTCATGAACACCCGCAAGCGAGAGTACTTCGTCTACGACTTCCGCTCAGGCACCCCCTCGCTCACGCACCTCCCGCACAGTGGCAACCTTGGATTCAACGAAACCTCGCTCGCCATCGTGCGCAAGTGCAACAAACGCAGCGACAACAACCACGACGGCATCCTACGCCCCCATGGAGATGGATCTACGCATTCTGAGGAGGACGACCACAACTGCAGCAACTGCGACTACGTCGTCGCCGCACAGTGTCATGGCTTCGGGTATGGAAAACATTCTGCGATCTGCCTTTACCACTCTGATACCGGAACCTGGAGCAAGGAGCCGGTGGTAGCCAAGCGATACCTAGATCACGCCACTTGCAAGACAATCACCATCGGAGGAGATAAGGGCACGGTAGCCTGGGTCGATCTCTCGCGTAGTATCGTCTACTGTGACGTGCTCGACAAACGCCCCAAGGTTCGCTATGTCAGGCTGCCACGTCAGGGCGAGCAATTGGACTATGGTGATCCAAGGACAGTCCGGGATGTTGCCCTCGTCGGTGGCCGAATCAGGTATGTCGACCTGAAGCCCCGCTTCCAGCCGGGCTTCGAGTGCATCTACCATGGTTGGGAGGCCAGAATATGGAGCATCAACACCAGCAGTTCCTCGGCAAAGGATTGGAACGCCGACTACCAGCTCGATTCCTCTCACATTCCCGAATCGTCGCTGCCTAAGCTTAATGTCAGCGCAGATGCGGCACGGCCAACCCTGTCGAGCCTCCAGATAGGCCTACCGAACCTCAGCCTGCAAGATGATGGCATTGTTTACTTCCTCGCCAAGATTGACCACCGTGACAAAGACCACATAGCATGGGTGCTTGCTGTTGACATGAGGAACAAGACTATACAGGAAGTGGCCGAGTTCAGCGCCACCAGAACTGTTGGTTTAGCCAAGGCCTACAGTGCAAGTAGCATCTCCAAATATCTCCAAATATAG